In Tiliqua scincoides isolate rTilSci1 chromosome 1, rTilSci1.hap2, whole genome shotgun sequence, the following are encoded in one genomic region:
- the LOC136652485 gene encoding UDP-glucuronosyltransferase 1A1-like: protein MDGSHWLSMQPVLNQLKQNGHELVIVAPEINVHIKASNDIYTLKTYPVPFTKQELDEHFQDFTNGLFEDLSFTVMFVRTYQRLIRTSAIFMSSCVHLLHNKELMTYMEQSKFDALFTDPMTPCGQIVAEYLDIPSVFFLRGIPCGLDSAATQCPSPPSYVPRIFSKNPDHMTFVQRVKNMLLYLSEFFLCSAVYSPYSSLASEFLQRDVTLTELLSKASVWLMKMDFVGDYPQTTDA from the coding sequence ATGGATGGAAGCCATTGGCTCAGCATGCAACCAGTCTTGAACCAGCTCAAGCAGAATGGGCACGAGTTAGTTATTGTTGCACCTGAAATAAATGTGCACATAAAAGCATCCAACGATATTTATACACTGAAAACGTATCCAgtgcctttcacaaagcaagaaTTGGATGAACATTTTCAAGACTTCACAAATGGATTATTTGAAGATCTTTCTTTTACAGTTATGTTTGTCAGAACTTACCAGAGACTGATAAGGACATCTGCTATATTCATGTCCTCTTGTGTGCACTTATTACACAACAAAGAACTGATGACCTATATGGAGCAGAGCAAATTCGATGCTCTTTTTACAGATCCAATGACACCTTGTGGCCAAATAGTTGCTGAGTACCTTGACATTCCTTCAGTATTTTTCTTGCGAGGAATCCCATGTGGTTTAGACTCTGCGGCTACACAGTGTCCAAGCCCTCCTTCTTATGTCCCAAGAATTTTTTCCAAAAATCCAGACCATATGACATTTGTCCAGCGTGTGAAGAATATGCTATTATACTTGTCAGAGTTCTTCCTTTGCAGTGCTGTCTACTCTCCTTATTCAAGTCTTGCTTCAGAATTCCTTCAAAGAGATGTGACTCTCACAGAACTTTTAAGTAAAGCATCTGTGTGGCTGATGAAGATGGACTTTGTTGGTGATTACCCCCAAACCACTGATGCCTAA